Proteins from a single region of Streptomyces griseiscabiei:
- a CDS encoding FUSC family protein: MRSARPSRPPRARPRLPLSGALRLNRPSAIWFKPALSVVVATAPPNLTLLALDRLDLAMYTMAGSLCALYAHHRPYAARARTLALVVLGMVAGLAVALVTAALTTDAVLLVTVGALLAAAQKALCDASRIGPPAHVIFTFVTSAALFLPQTPAQIPGQIPGHLAASAVAGAWAWLVCMAPGLLRPHGPERRATAQALSTVAAHVEAPERPGSRTAAVTAVHTAWQILLTAGARTDSRRALEALLVRADVALAAPADADPGRLRALARDLRGARPLPRTATPPGTAVDLPGTERELPGGRAPLWSRLGPLTPLAVRTAVGCALAGYVSLAIGVGRPYWALVTAASLYQANLTLTWSRGVQRVVGNLAGVLAFAALVPLAHLGPAALVLCCLALSFGAEALISRNYWLGTICVTPMALLVTEFAGFQNPGELITDRLLDTAVGALVGFLAAVAVTNRRAGDRVAHALAAVERARAHTVRTAADPHSPPGALPAARRALAGALFELRAVADTARGEWWQRAWPSERVTHAEQAGHRTLAATAGQHGFQASEGARA, from the coding sequence ATGCGCAGCGCCCGTCCCTCCCGACCTCCCCGTGCCCGCCCCCGGCTCCCCCTCTCCGGTGCCCTCCGGCTGAACCGCCCCTCCGCGATCTGGTTCAAGCCCGCCCTCAGCGTGGTCGTCGCGACCGCCCCGCCGAACCTGACGCTGCTGGCCCTCGACCGCCTCGACCTGGCGATGTACACGATGGCCGGATCCCTGTGCGCGCTCTACGCCCACCACCGCCCGTACGCCGCCCGCGCCCGCACCCTCGCCCTGGTCGTGCTCGGCATGGTCGCCGGCCTCGCCGTCGCCCTGGTCACCGCCGCCCTCACCACCGACGCGGTGCTCCTGGTCACCGTCGGCGCGCTGCTGGCCGCCGCGCAGAAGGCACTGTGCGACGCGAGCCGGATCGGGCCGCCCGCCCATGTCATCTTCACCTTCGTCACCTCGGCGGCCCTCTTCCTACCCCAGACCCCCGCCCAGATCCCCGGCCAGATCCCCGGCCACCTCGCCGCCTCCGCCGTCGCGGGCGCCTGGGCCTGGCTCGTCTGCATGGCCCCCGGTCTGCTCCGCCCGCACGGCCCCGAGCGCCGCGCCACCGCCCAGGCCCTCTCCACGGTCGCCGCCCACGTCGAGGCGCCCGAGCGGCCCGGGTCCCGCACGGCCGCCGTGACCGCCGTGCACACCGCCTGGCAGATCCTGCTCACCGCCGGCGCCCGCACCGACTCCCGGCGCGCCCTCGAAGCCCTCCTGGTCCGCGCCGACGTCGCCCTCGCCGCGCCCGCCGACGCCGACCCCGGCCGACTGCGTGCCCTGGCCCGGGACCTGCGCGGCGCCCGGCCCCTCCCACGAACCGCCACACCGCCGGGCACGGCCGTCGACCTGCCCGGGACGGAGCGCGAACTCCCGGGCGGGCGCGCCCCGTTGTGGAGCAGGCTCGGCCCGCTCACGCCCCTCGCCGTCCGCACCGCCGTCGGCTGCGCCCTCGCCGGATACGTCTCCCTCGCGATCGGGGTCGGCCGCCCCTACTGGGCCCTCGTCACCGCCGCCTCCCTCTACCAGGCCAACCTGACCCTCACCTGGAGCCGGGGCGTCCAGCGCGTCGTCGGCAACCTCGCCGGAGTGCTGGCCTTCGCCGCTCTGGTCCCGCTCGCCCACCTCGGCCCGGCCGCGCTCGTCCTGTGCTGTCTCGCGCTGAGCTTCGGAGCCGAGGCCCTGATCAGCCGCAACTACTGGCTCGGCACCATCTGCGTCACCCCCATGGCCCTGCTCGTCACCGAGTTCGCCGGCTTCCAGAACCCCGGCGAGCTGATCACCGACCGCCTCCTGGACACCGCCGTCGGCGCCCTCGTCGGCTTCCTCGCGGCGGTCGCCGTCACCAACCGGCGCGCCGGTGACCGGGTCGCGCACGCCCTCGCCGCGGTGGAACGCGCCCGCGCCCACACGGTCCGTACGGCCGCCGATCCGCACTCCCCGCCCGGCGCGCTGCCCGCCGCCCGCCGCGCCCTCGCCGGTGCCCTCTTCGAACTGCGCGCCGTCGCCGACACCGCGAGGGGCGAATGGTGGCAACGCGCCTGGCCGTCGGAGCGGGTGACACACGCCGAGCAGGCCGGACACCGTACGCTCGCGGCGACGGCAGGACAGCACGGTTTCCAGGCATCGGAGGGCGCACGGGCATGA
- a CDS encoding DUF5134 domain-containing protein, giving the protein MHGPVAAGWLLVALCALTGGYCLLRMRSAVEEQRLAAGGEALMGFGMAAMAVPAAAVAPPRWAWLAYAVVFGAAAVRALWSARTSAHHLHHLVGALTMVYMAAVMVASPGGGHGGAGPPLVTGVLLLYFAGYVLWAGVRLVPMPAGTVSAAAPAPGWGDRPELARACRLSMGIGMFAMLLTV; this is encoded by the coding sequence GTGCACGGACCGGTTGCGGCCGGCTGGCTGCTGGTCGCGCTGTGCGCGCTGACCGGGGGCTACTGCCTGCTGCGGATGCGCAGCGCCGTCGAGGAGCAGCGGCTCGCCGCGGGCGGGGAGGCCCTGATGGGGTTCGGCATGGCCGCCATGGCGGTGCCCGCCGCGGCCGTGGCCCCGCCGCGCTGGGCCTGGCTCGCCTACGCGGTGGTGTTCGGCGCGGCCGCCGTCCGCGCCCTGTGGTCGGCGCGCACGAGCGCACACCATCTGCACCACCTGGTGGGGGCGCTGACGATGGTCTACATGGCCGCGGTGATGGTCGCCTCGCCGGGCGGGGGCCACGGCGGCGCGGGGCCGCCCCTGGTCACGGGGGTGCTGCTGCTGTACTTCGCGGGGTATGTGCTGTGGGCGGGTGTCCGGCTCGTCCCCATGCCCGCGGGGACGGTGAGCGCGGCGGCCCCCGCGCCCGGCTGGGGCGACCGCCCGGAGCTGGCGCGGGCCTGCCGGCTGTCCATGGGCATCGGGATGTTCGCCATGCTGCTGACGGTCTGA
- a CDS encoding M56 family metallopeptidase, whose protein sequence is MMVPAALLLLGALTAVVAPRVLARADWPDREPVVALWVWQCVVAAVLLCCALSMALSAAAAWAVVRGRVFAPAPDGVVEAYALGRGGSWAVATAVALACGGLWTGAMLVREVVRARRESHRRHAELRLRAPLLPGEEPDGDRLVVVEGERPDAWWLSGPTPRLVITTAALRRLKGRQVDAVVAHEQGHARARHHWLLHSSAALAGGFPRVPVFAAFRDEMHRLVELAADDTASRRHGRLTIALALVGLNEDRGAFGPCPTPEDHVPQRVNRLLAPPERLTPAHRLRLTACAALVPAVPVLVAFVPALRALGRS, encoded by the coding sequence ATGATGGTCCCCGCGGCGTTGTTGCTGCTCGGCGCCCTGACCGCCGTCGTCGCCCCGCGGGTGCTGGCCCGCGCCGACTGGCCGGACCGCGAACCGGTGGTCGCGCTGTGGGTGTGGCAGTGCGTCGTGGCGGCCGTCCTGCTGTGCTGTGCGCTGTCGATGGCGTTGAGCGCGGCGGCGGCCTGGGCGGTGGTGCGCGGGCGGGTGTTCGCGCCCGCGCCGGACGGGGTCGTGGAGGCGTACGCGCTGGGCCGTGGGGGTTCCTGGGCCGTGGCCACCGCCGTGGCGCTCGCCTGCGGCGGGCTGTGGACCGGGGCGATGCTGGTCCGCGAGGTCGTGCGGGCCCGCCGGGAGAGCCATCGCCGCCATGCCGAACTCCGGCTGCGCGCCCCGCTGTTGCCCGGCGAGGAGCCGGACGGCGACCGGCTGGTCGTGGTGGAGGGCGAGCGGCCCGACGCCTGGTGGCTGTCCGGGCCCACGCCCCGACTGGTCATCACCACGGCCGCGTTGCGCCGGCTGAAGGGGCGGCAGGTGGACGCGGTGGTCGCCCATGAGCAGGGGCACGCGCGGGCGCGCCACCACTGGCTGCTGCACAGCTCGGCGGCGCTCGCGGGCGGGTTCCCCCGGGTGCCGGTGTTCGCCGCGTTCCGCGACGAGATGCACCGGCTGGTCGAACTCGCCGCCGACGACACGGCCTCCCGCCGCCACGGCCGTCTCACCATCGCCCTGGCGCTCGTCGGGCTCAACGAGGACCGGGGTGCGTTCGGGCCCTGCCCGACCCCGGAGGACCATGTGCCGCAGCGGGTCAACCGGTTGCTCGCTCCCCCGGAACGTCTCACCCCGGCGCACCGGCTCCGGCTGACCGCGTGCGCCGCCCTGGTACCGGCCGTACCGGTGCTGGTGGCTTTCGTTCCCGCTTTGCGGGCACTCGGAAGGTCGTGA
- a CDS encoding phosphatase PAP2 family protein, producing MHTPTVEAPPHRPSTTRTVRAAAAFAAPSVLLLVLVALSWAPLMSLDEGIANTTHRWAVDEPGLTHAFRILTDWVWDPVTMRLLAAAAAVWLVWRHREWWLALWLAVTCAVGTAVQQGLKAAVGRERPAWPDPVDSAHYAAYPSGHAMTATVVLGLLIWLMRRYGVGGTLMRTAAAVAAVSVVGVGLTRIWLGVHWASDVLAGWLLGGLTIALAVLTYEKWRGPTRT from the coding sequence ATGCACACCCCCACCGTCGAGGCGCCGCCCCACCGGCCGTCGACCACCCGCACCGTCCGCGCCGCCGCGGCCTTCGCGGCGCCCTCCGTCCTGCTGCTCGTCCTGGTGGCGCTCTCCTGGGCGCCCCTCATGTCGCTGGACGAGGGCATCGCGAACACCACCCACAGATGGGCCGTCGACGAACCGGGCCTCACCCACGCGTTCCGCATTCTGACGGACTGGGTCTGGGACCCGGTGACGATGCGTCTGCTGGCCGCGGCCGCCGCGGTCTGGCTGGTGTGGCGCCACCGGGAGTGGTGGCTCGCCCTCTGGCTGGCGGTCACCTGCGCCGTGGGCACGGCGGTGCAGCAGGGGCTGAAGGCGGCCGTCGGCCGGGAACGGCCCGCCTGGCCCGACCCCGTCGACTCCGCCCACTACGCCGCGTATCCGTCGGGCCACGCCATGACGGCCACCGTCGTCCTGGGCCTGCTGATCTGGCTGATGCGCCGGTACGGCGTCGGCGGCACCCTCATGCGGACGGCGGCGGCGGTGGCCGCCGTCTCCGTCGTGGGCGTCGGGCTGACCCGGATCTGGCTGGGCGTGCACTGGGCGTCGGACGTGCTGGCCGGCTGGCTGCTCGGTGGTCTGACGATCGCGCTGGCGGTGCTGACGTACGAGAAGTGGCGTGGCCCGACGCGTACTTGA
- a CDS encoding HAD family hydrolase, with protein sequence MTITEPIDTAVRGVLFDFSGTLFRVEPTESWLGAVLADAGLALPRPELVRAAEALERAGALPGGPVPAEPPTGELGALWAVRDRSAEQHRAAYTGLSRQVALPDDALHDALYDRHMTPPAWSPYPDAAEVLAALRERGVAVGVVSNIGWDPRPVFRAHGLDPYIGAYLLSYQHGIQKPDPRLFALACEAVGVDARETLMVGDDRRADGGAAALGCGVHFVDHLPVAERPDGLRKVLDLVG encoded by the coding sequence ATGACGATCACCGAGCCGATCGACACGGCGGTCAGAGGCGTGCTGTTCGACTTCTCCGGGACCCTGTTCCGCGTGGAGCCCACCGAGTCGTGGCTGGGCGCCGTCCTGGCGGACGCCGGTCTCGCCCTGCCCCGGCCCGAGTTGGTCCGGGCGGCCGAGGCGCTGGAGCGGGCGGGCGCGCTGCCGGGCGGGCCGGTCCCGGCGGAGCCGCCGACGGGCGAGCTGGGTGCGTTGTGGGCGGTGCGGGACCGGAGCGCCGAGCAGCACCGGGCCGCCTACACCGGCCTCTCCCGCCAGGTGGCACTGCCCGACGACGCCCTTCACGACGCGCTGTACGACCGCCATATGACGCCGCCGGCGTGGAGCCCCTACCCGGACGCCGCCGAGGTCCTGGCCGCCCTGCGGGAGCGCGGGGTGGCCGTCGGTGTGGTGAGCAACATCGGCTGGGATCCGCGACCGGTGTTCCGCGCGCACGGCCTCGACCCGTACATCGGCGCCTACCTGTTGTCGTACCAGCACGGCATCCAGAAGCCGGACCCGCGCCTGTTCGCGCTCGCGTGCGAGGCGGTGGGGGTCGATGCGCGGGAGACGCTGATGGTCGGTGACGACCGGCGGGCCGACGGCGGTGCGGCGGCTCTGGGGTGCGGGGTGCACTTCGTCGACCATCTGCCCGTCGCCGAACGGCCGGACGGGCTGCGGAAGGTGCTCGATCTGGTGGGCTGA
- a CDS encoding LVIVD repeat-containing protein, translating into MTLLNNLRTRRRRLGVAATAAGLLAALLTASPAGAIPDPGDSPAVREKVSKSDAAEARAAIAAGEIPGQDEIVHSANIKHLTNIPKEALPGTNSDLAFQGKYAYAGNYDGFRVFDISNPSAPKTVAQVLCPGSQNDISVSGNLLFLSTDSSRSDNSCNSTTQPATEKSSWEGMKIFDISDPRSPKYVSAVETACGSHTHTLVPDGKNVYVYVSSYSPSAAFPDCQPPHDGISVIKVSRKHPERAKVVGFPVLFPGEGPDGGGNPGSPTNPGVSKTTGCHDITVLPSKDLAAGACMGDGILFSIKNPKKPKVIDRVQDNVNFAFWHSATFNQEADKVVFTDELGGGGAATCNAAIGPDRGADGIYEIVGKGDKRKLVFKSYYKIPRHQADTENCVAHNGSIVPVKGKDIMVQAWYQGGVSVWDFTDSSKPQEIAYFERGPISTSTLVGGGSWSAYYYNGYIYSNDLVKGFDVLKIDDPRTDPAERIQLSELNVQTQPDYFDQ; encoded by the coding sequence GTGACCCTGTTGAACAACCTGCGGACCCGGCGCAGACGTCTGGGAGTCGCCGCCACTGCGGCCGGACTTCTGGCCGCACTGCTCACCGCCTCACCGGCGGGCGCGATCCCCGACCCCGGGGACTCGCCCGCCGTGCGCGAGAAGGTCTCCAAGAGCGACGCCGCCGAGGCGCGGGCGGCGATAGCCGCCGGCGAGATACCCGGCCAGGACGAGATCGTCCACTCCGCCAACATCAAGCATCTGACCAACATCCCCAAGGAGGCGCTGCCGGGCACCAACTCGGACCTCGCCTTCCAGGGCAAGTACGCCTACGCCGGCAACTACGACGGCTTCCGGGTCTTCGACATCAGCAACCCGAGCGCCCCGAAGACGGTCGCGCAGGTGCTCTGCCCGGGCTCGCAGAACGACATCTCCGTCTCCGGGAACCTGCTGTTCCTGTCCACGGACTCCTCGCGCAGCGACAACTCCTGCAACAGCACCACGCAGCCCGCGACCGAGAAGTCGTCGTGGGAGGGCATGAAGATCTTCGACATCAGCGACCCGAGGTCCCCGAAGTACGTCTCCGCCGTGGAGACGGCCTGCGGCTCGCACACCCACACGCTGGTGCCCGACGGCAAGAACGTCTACGTCTACGTCTCCTCGTACTCGCCGAGCGCCGCGTTCCCCGACTGCCAGCCTCCGCACGACGGCATCTCGGTCATCAAGGTGTCCCGCAAGCACCCGGAGCGGGCGAAGGTGGTGGGCTTCCCGGTCCTGTTCCCCGGTGAGGGTCCCGACGGTGGCGGCAACCCGGGTTCGCCCACGAACCCCGGTGTCTCCAAGACCACCGGCTGCCACGACATCACGGTGCTGCCGTCCAAGGACCTGGCCGCCGGGGCGTGCATGGGGGACGGCATCCTGTTCTCCATCAAGAACCCGAAGAAGCCGAAGGTCATCGACCGGGTCCAGGACAACGTGAACTTCGCGTTCTGGCACTCGGCCACGTTCAACCAGGAGGCCGACAAGGTCGTCTTCACCGATGAGCTGGGCGGCGGCGGCGCGGCCACCTGCAACGCGGCGATCGGGCCGGACCGCGGGGCCGACGGCATCTACGAGATCGTCGGCAAGGGCGACAAGCGCAAGCTCGTCTTCAAGAGCTACTACAAGATCCCCCGCCACCAGGCGGACACCGAGAACTGCGTCGCCCACAACGGCTCGATCGTCCCGGTGAAGGGCAAGGACATCATGGTCCAGGCCTGGTACCAGGGCGGTGTCTCCGTCTGGGACTTCACCGACTCCTCGAAGCCCCAGGAGATCGCCTACTTCGAGCGCGGTCCGATCTCCACCTCCACCCTCGTGGGCGGCGGTTCGTGGTCGGCGTACTACTACAACGGCTACATCTACTCGAACGACCTGGTGAAGGGCTTCGACGTCCTCAAGATCGACGACCCGCGGACGGACCCGGCCGAGCGGATCCAGCTGTCCGAGCTCAACGTGCAGACACAGCCGGACTACTTCGACCAGTAG
- a CDS encoding DUF305 domain-containing protein produces MLVRRTSRASLVTASVAAVLLTLAGCDSGSEAAPDGGSAKSGGPAVIAPGKPGEAAQTLSPEEVGKQRAEDDAPNSADFDYTRMMIQHHTQALEMTELVPERAKSTQVKRIAERIAAAQKPEIAAMEGWLKNNGGDERETSHDHGAMPGMATGAQLKELAALDGKKFDALFLKLMITHHEGAITMATDVKAQGNNILVEEMADDVIAQQATEISRMRDLAE; encoded by the coding sequence GTGCTCGTTCGCCGCACATCCCGCGCGTCACTGGTCACGGCCTCGGTGGCGGCCGTTCTGCTGACGCTCGCGGGCTGCGACTCGGGGTCGGAGGCGGCTCCCGACGGAGGATCCGCGAAGTCGGGCGGACCGGCGGTGATCGCCCCCGGAAAACCCGGTGAGGCGGCTCAAACCCTGTCGCCGGAAGAAGTCGGAAAACAGCGAGCGGAGGACGACGCTCCCAATTCCGCGGACTTCGACTACACGCGCATGATGATCCAGCATCACACCCAGGCCCTGGAGATGACCGAACTCGTTCCCGAGCGGGCGAAGTCGACCCAGGTCAAGCGGATCGCCGAACGGATCGCCGCCGCCCAGAAGCCCGAGATCGCGGCCATGGAGGGCTGGCTGAAGAACAACGGCGGTGACGAGCGGGAGACTTCGCACGACCACGGGGCGATGCCCGGCATGGCGACCGGGGCCCAGCTGAAGGAACTCGCCGCCCTCGACGGGAAGAAGTTCGACGCGCTCTTCCTGAAGCTGATGATCACTCACCACGAGGGGGCCATCACCATGGCCACGGATGTGAAGGCGCAGGGCAACAACATCCTGGTCGAGGAGATGGCCGACGATGTGATCGCCCAGCAGGCGACCGAGATCAGCCGGATGCGCGACCTGGCGGAGTGA
- a CDS encoding DUF6214 family protein, with product MTVRPAWEVQEEGGATAWFSARLSFPDGAGVELLAVVCAGRLSLEDVRAQPPLSLDDLAELAEWIEGPLFEACGTTPEVLEEELPGAPYGSGRRARPAWPRGAEGRRLVAEEYLAAQRSGYDPVLAVMCATGHSRRKSLRLIAGARDEGLLGPRHARR from the coding sequence GTGACCGTGCGGCCCGCGTGGGAGGTGCAGGAGGAGGGCGGCGCCACGGCCTGGTTCAGCGCCCGGCTGTCCTTCCCGGACGGGGCCGGGGTCGAGCTGCTCGCCGTGGTCTGCGCGGGCCGGCTGTCCCTGGAGGACGTCCGCGCCCAGCCGCCGCTGTCCCTGGACGACCTGGCGGAGCTGGCCGAGTGGATCGAGGGCCCGCTGTTCGAGGCGTGCGGCACCACGCCCGAGGTCCTGGAGGAGGAGCTGCCCGGGGCCCCGTACGGGTCCGGGCGCCGGGCCAGGCCCGCGTGGCCGCGCGGGGCGGAGGGGCGGCGGCTGGTGGCCGAGGAGTACCTCGCGGCGCAGCGATCCGGCTACGACCCGGTCCTCGCCGTGATGTGCGCGACCGGACACAGCCGCCGCAAGTCCCTCCGGCTGATCGCCGGGGCGCGTGACGAGGGCCTGCTCGGACCTCGTCACGCGCGGCGCTGA
- a CDS encoding ArsR/SmtB family transcription factor: MTSPAVSSRDLPHPAREEIRLESVLHALSDPMRLRIVRELAADGDELSCSYFDLPVTKSTTTHHFRVLRESGVIRQVYRGTAKMNGLRRDDLDDLFPALLDTLVDAAARESARLGIDGAGRTSAVPGGGAAP; encoded by the coding sequence GTGACCTCGCCCGCCGTCAGCAGCCGCGACCTCCCGCACCCGGCGCGCGAGGAGATCCGCCTGGAGTCCGTGCTGCACGCGCTCTCCGACCCCATGCGGCTGCGGATCGTGCGCGAGCTGGCCGCCGACGGCGACGAGCTCTCGTGTTCGTACTTCGACCTGCCGGTCACCAAGTCCACGACCACCCATCACTTCCGGGTGCTGCGCGAGAGCGGGGTGATCCGCCAGGTCTACCGGGGCACGGCCAAGATGAACGGCCTGCGCCGCGACGACCTGGACGACCTCTTCCCGGCACTGCTCGACACCCTCGTCGACGCGGCCGCCCGCGAGTCCGCCCGCCTCGGCATCGATGGCGCGGGCCGGACCTCGGCGGTGCCTGGCGGGGGTGCTGCGCCGTAG
- a CDS encoding NADH:flavin oxidoreductase/NADH oxidase — protein MSALFEPYRLRELTIPNRVWMPPMCQYSAAPEGPGTGAPNDWHFAHYAARATGGTGLIIVEATAVSPEGRISPYDLGIWNDTQVEAFRRITGFLKGQGTVPAVQLAHAGRKASTGLPWQGGQPVGAEAHGWQPVAPSALAFDERHPVPDELTVEQIADVVAQFAAAARRALAAGFEVVEIHGAHGYLINEFLSPHSNRRTDAYGGSYENRVRLALEVVDAVREVWPAEKPLFFRVSATEWLEEGGWTADDTVRLAAELKAHGVDLLDVSTGGNASGVRIPVGAGYQVPFAARVRNETSLPVAAVGLITEAEQAEKILANGEADAVLLGRELLRDPSWARRTARELGGEVHVPEQYHRSV, from the coding sequence GTGAGCGCGCTCTTCGAGCCCTACCGCCTGCGTGAACTGACCATCCCCAACCGGGTGTGGATGCCCCCGATGTGCCAGTACTCGGCCGCGCCGGAGGGCCCCGGGACGGGCGCCCCGAACGACTGGCACTTCGCGCACTACGCGGCGCGCGCCACCGGCGGCACGGGCCTGATCATCGTCGAGGCGACCGCGGTGTCCCCCGAGGGCCGGATCTCGCCGTACGACCTCGGGATCTGGAACGACACCCAGGTCGAGGCGTTCCGCCGGATCACCGGGTTCCTGAAGGGACAGGGCACCGTCCCCGCCGTGCAGCTCGCACACGCGGGGCGCAAGGCCTCCACCGGCCTGCCGTGGCAGGGCGGGCAGCCGGTCGGCGCGGAGGCGCACGGCTGGCAGCCGGTCGCGCCCAGCGCGCTGGCCTTCGACGAACGCCACCCGGTCCCCGACGAGTTGACGGTGGAGCAGATCGCCGACGTCGTCGCGCAGTTCGCGGCGGCCGCCCGGCGCGCGCTGGCCGCCGGGTTCGAGGTCGTCGAGATCCACGGCGCCCACGGCTATCTGATCAACGAGTTCCTCTCCCCGCACTCCAACCGTCGTACCGACGCCTACGGCGGCTCGTACGAGAACCGGGTCCGTCTCGCGCTCGAAGTCGTCGACGCCGTACGGGAGGTGTGGCCGGCGGAGAAGCCGCTGTTCTTCCGGGTCTCCGCCACCGAGTGGCTGGAGGAGGGCGGCTGGACGGCCGACGACACCGTCCGTCTCGCCGCCGAGCTGAAGGCCCACGGCGTGGACCTGCTGGACGTGTCCACGGGCGGAAACGCCAGCGGGGTCCGTATCCCTGTCGGCGCCGGCTACCAGGTGCCCTTCGCCGCCCGGGTCAGGAACGAGACCTCGCTGCCCGTCGCCGCCGTCGGTCTGATCACGGAGGCCGAGCAGGCCGAGAAGATCCTCGCCAACGGCGAGGCCGACGCGGTCCTGCTCGGCCGTGAGCTGCTGCGCGACCCCTCCTGGGCCCGGCGGACGGCCCGGGAGCTGGGCGGCGAGGTGCATGTGCCCGAGCAGTACCACCGGTCCGTCTAG
- a CDS encoding SGNH/GDSL hydrolase family protein: MIACCVLALAVVVASSAVVALVGSPRRTDGAATGDPVSSARRWVNTWSAMPQLTEPGNMPPAPFTGDRAVLVDTTLRQTARVTTGGDRLRLRFSNAFGGSALPLTAVTVALPLGGRAGMAAVEPGTSRTVTFSGRESTTVPVGAQVVSDPLDFTLSPGTNLTVTAYLAEGQASLALTSHPGSRTTSYLLRGDHTEDPDLPGATPTNHWYLLSDVEVLSRPATTAVAVLGDSLTDGRGSTTNGNDRWPDQLFDRLRQRPETRHIAVVNQAAGGNRVLNDGLGPNALARLDRDILAHSAVEQLIVFEGVNDLGTAEATPAAQQRVAADLIAAYEQIVVRAHAQGIRVYGATLLPFGGNTPYDDSAGHREAARQTVNTWIRGSGRFDAVLDFDRAVRDPENPTRLLPGLHDGDWLHLNPEGYRILAAAVPARLLQRR; encoded by the coding sequence GTGATCGCCTGCTGTGTCCTCGCCCTGGCCGTGGTGGTGGCCTCGTCCGCCGTGGTCGCCCTGGTCGGGAGCCCGCGGCGGACGGACGGGGCCGCCACCGGTGACCCGGTCTCGTCCGCCCGGCGCTGGGTGAACACCTGGTCAGCGATGCCCCAGCTCACCGAGCCGGGCAACATGCCGCCGGCGCCGTTCACCGGGGACCGGGCGGTGCTCGTCGACACCACGCTGCGGCAGACCGCGCGCGTCACCACCGGCGGCGACCGCCTCCGGCTGCGCTTCTCCAACGCCTTCGGCGGCAGCGCGCTGCCGTTGACCGCCGTGACGGTGGCCCTTCCGCTGGGCGGGCGGGCCGGGATGGCGGCGGTGGAACCCGGGACCTCCCGGACGGTGACGTTCAGCGGACGGGAGTCCACGACCGTGCCGGTCGGCGCCCAAGTGGTCTCGGATCCCCTGGACTTCACGCTGAGCCCGGGCACCAACCTGACCGTGACGGCGTACCTGGCCGAGGGGCAGGCCTCCCTCGCCCTCACCTCGCACCCCGGCTCCCGCACCACCTCGTACCTGCTGCGCGGCGACCACACCGAGGACCCGGACCTGCCGGGCGCGACCCCGACCAACCACTGGTATCTGCTCAGCGACGTCGAGGTGCTGTCCCGGCCCGCCACGACCGCCGTCGCCGTCCTCGGCGACTCGCTCACCGACGGCCGGGGCTCCACCACCAACGGCAACGACCGCTGGCCCGACCAGCTCTTCGACCGTCTCCGGCAGCGGCCCGAGACCCGGCACATCGCGGTGGTGAACCAGGCGGCCGGCGGCAACCGCGTCCTCAACGACGGACTCGGGCCCAACGCCCTCGCCCGCCTGGACCGCGACATCCTGGCCCACAGCGCCGTCGAGCAACTGATCGTCTTCGAGGGCGTCAACGACCTGGGCACCGCCGAGGCCACGCCCGCCGCACAACAGCGCGTCGCCGCCGACCTGATCGCCGCCTACGAGCAGATCGTCGTCCGCGCCCACGCCCAGGGCATCCGCGTGTACGGCGCCACCCTGCTGCCCTTCGGCGGCAACACCCCGTACGACGACTCCGCCGGACACCGCGAGGCCGCCCGGCAGACCGTGAACACCTGGATCCGCGGCAGCGGCCGTTTCGACGCCGTCCTCGACTTCGACCGCGCGGTCCGCGACCCGGAGAACCCGACCCGCCTCCTCCCCGGGCTCCACGACGGCGACTGGCTGCACCTCAACCCCGAGGGCTACCGGATCCTGGCCGCCGCGGTCCCGGCCCGACTGCTCCAGCGGCGCTGA